A stretch of Paraburkholderia phenazinium DNA encodes these proteins:
- a CDS encoding OmpA family protein, which translates to MVACALALTGCASRADRDRLGIEDPTVLKTGLGTAQDTASGAVTPQWLNTYAPVTHGGEALAALQQRLNNLPADKNSYFHTKAQCWIDAGRAQRDAHDQWGFVEEAIGQAAIITFGLENDTPLSAANPELRTVSTVRPDLWKIVNVIKSDPVTARCPEAQAPLACAEVELMLAGHYAWTRNFSAAEKALPGIKGNLHKSAEAALQCAQPSTPAPAASVAAPAITLRADSAFRFNGSDVAALLPRGKTQLNGVAAALQKAKGIRRLSISGYTDRLGSDAYNQRLSLQRALTVKAYLVKRGVTLPITVTGLGKASPVVECNQTDHVALVQCLAPNRRVEIGFVRNSD; encoded by the coding sequence ATGGTGGCGTGTGCGCTAGCTTTAACAGGCTGCGCGAGTCGGGCCGACAGGGATCGACTGGGCATTGAAGATCCTACAGTTCTGAAGACTGGTCTTGGCACTGCACAAGATACTGCCTCGGGTGCGGTGACGCCGCAATGGCTGAACACCTACGCGCCGGTTACCCATGGTGGCGAAGCGCTTGCCGCGCTTCAGCAGCGGCTGAACAACCTACCCGCCGACAAGAACAGCTACTTTCACACCAAGGCCCAATGTTGGATCGACGCTGGACGAGCTCAGCGGGATGCGCACGATCAATGGGGTTTTGTTGAGGAAGCCATCGGTCAAGCTGCAATCATCACCTTCGGTCTGGAAAACGACACGCCGCTGTCCGCAGCCAATCCCGAGTTGCGTACTGTATCGACGGTGCGTCCGGATTTGTGGAAGATCGTCAACGTCATCAAGAGCGATCCGGTCACCGCCCGCTGCCCGGAGGCGCAAGCGCCGCTCGCCTGTGCCGAAGTCGAATTGATGCTCGCCGGTCACTACGCATGGACCCGCAATTTCTCAGCTGCCGAAAAGGCGCTCCCCGGTATTAAGGGGAATTTGCACAAATCGGCAGAAGCAGCACTGCAATGCGCACAACCATCCACACCCGCACCCGCCGCAAGCGTCGCCGCACCGGCGATTACGCTTAGAGCCGACTCGGCGTTTCGCTTCAACGGTAGCGATGTCGCCGCACTGTTGCCACGTGGCAAGACTCAGCTAAACGGGGTGGCCGCTGCCTTGCAAAAAGCGAAGGGCATTCGTCGACTGAGTATTAGCGGCTATACCGATCGTTTGGGCAGTGATGCGTACAACCAGAGGCTTTCGCTTCAACGCGCACTGACTGTGAAGGCTTATCTGGTCAAACGCGGTGTGACCTTGCCGATCACCGTCACAGGACTTGGCAAGGCCAGCCCAGTGGTGGAAT
- a CDS encoding DUF748 domain-containing protein — translation MASLNKATLTSSLQAVRGVAQARRTRRIVIGLLIFLVLFGLFGFFAAPPLIRHIAEQQLSKQLDRPATIGRIALNPYTLRLEADRIHIGERGGQGDFVDISRLIVKPSWSSLFRAAPIVDEVQLDSPRFTIVRYDAQRFNFTDLIEKFAKQPSRPDSKPTLFSVSNIRLENGQITFDDRLLGVKHVIDQWKLGIPFIATLPSKTDIFVEPLLRARIDGSPLAIDGKTKPFAASRESDVSLRFDGLDVPKLLSYSPQKLPVTVQAGKLSTDLKLNFIMSDDAPSLRVTGTVDLNDIDVLDEKKQPFFAAHALHVAAATLEPMKSVYHFDDIRLDTPTVNLARDKDGVLSVERTFAAPPAAAAAPVSASEAQAASANPSANAGAGASAPAAASSTAGAAKPAAPLDLAIKRFTLNDGTVNVQDDAASRPVALGLKSLAVSLADFSTMAKAPARYTVSTAFKDSPGSLDVAGSLGLVTKSADSKIDLKSLPLPMLQPYLDSMTAAQVTDGALSVTTNLSANWAKSPPDIQVGATQLDLQSLKLAARGDKEAAVALAQGHVDVKQVDVPGRNAAVNAVDVTGLVINAQRMKDGSIDLAALAGPHQEAQQRTAIHAAKQAQEQGPAWHYTIGQLSLKDATANFTDNSTPRPVKLAISPLQLKVQQISDDLSKPLPIDLQATLNRKGTLGVTGDVTATPLKLALKVDANRLDAAAFEPYFGGKLNATIASALLNMKGDVAMSQASKALKASYRGNAALVDVRMLDKATSDSFAGWGSLALTNLKANYDEHGTDVDAGRVTFSNFYGRVLLDPQGKLNLTDVVAHEGGGTPQSLTRSKSKTEPVPLTPGTAPEPAEPASAGVAAVVPASEPAVASASVPASTVASVGASAPRVASAKAASGATVAAGQAQPQPPASPVRLHFGQLVLQQGRVTYTDNFIKPNFTANLVGIQGTIGAFGTQSTTSAPVDVSAKLAANGPLSIRGTVNPLIAKPALDLTASAHDIELTNLTPYSAKYAGYPITKGKLNVDLHYKLDNDQLSANNHIFIDQLTFGDHIDNDTATKLPVRFAISLLKNSKGEIDVNIPVSGSLSNPEFSIGGLIWHAVLNLLERAVTAPFSLLANAFGGGGGEEMGYVEFDAGSAKLSDAAEKKLDTIAKALADKSSIRIDVIGRVDPAVDTPALRTEYVEKLVKQEKIKDVVGNGESVDLSTVTVDPKDYDKYLTKAYKDADFKKPRNFVGLTKSMPDDEMKSALAEHAPINDASLRDLAQERAQSVQQYFEGKIDSSRVFIVAPKLDAQGIKDKGATTRVDFGLK, via the coding sequence ATGGCAAGCCTCAATAAAGCAACTCTGACATCTTCCCTGCAGGCCGTGCGCGGTGTCGCGCAGGCGCGTCGTACACGCCGTATCGTGATCGGCCTGCTGATCTTCCTGGTGTTGTTCGGTCTGTTTGGCTTCTTCGCGGCGCCGCCGCTGATTCGCCATATTGCCGAGCAGCAACTCAGCAAACAGCTCGACCGGCCCGCGACCATTGGCCGGATCGCGCTCAATCCGTACACACTCAGGCTCGAAGCCGATCGCATTCATATTGGCGAGCGTGGCGGCCAGGGCGATTTCGTCGATATCTCGCGGTTGATCGTGAAGCCGTCGTGGAGCTCGCTGTTTCGCGCAGCGCCGATTGTCGATGAAGTGCAGCTCGATTCACCGCGCTTCACCATCGTTCGCTACGACGCTCAGCGCTTCAATTTCACGGATCTGATCGAGAAGTTTGCCAAGCAGCCGTCCAGGCCGGATAGCAAACCGACGCTGTTCTCTGTGTCGAACATCAGGCTCGAAAACGGCCAGATCACTTTCGATGACCGCCTGCTCGGCGTGAAGCACGTGATCGATCAGTGGAAACTCGGCATTCCGTTTATCGCCACGTTGCCGTCGAAAACCGACATCTTTGTCGAACCGCTGCTGCGCGCGCGCATTGACGGCAGCCCGCTTGCGATCGATGGCAAGACCAAGCCGTTCGCCGCGTCGCGCGAGTCGGACGTGTCGCTGCGGTTCGATGGGCTGGACGTGCCGAAGCTGCTCTCGTACTCGCCGCAGAAGTTGCCGGTGACGGTGCAGGCGGGCAAGCTCTCGACGGATCTCAAGCTCAATTTCATCATGTCGGACGACGCGCCTTCGTTACGCGTGACCGGTACCGTCGACCTGAACGATATCGACGTCCTCGATGAGAAGAAGCAGCCGTTTTTTGCCGCGCACGCGCTGCATGTCGCGGCGGCCACGCTTGAGCCGATGAAGAGCGTCTATCACTTCGACGATATCCGTCTCGACACGCCTACCGTGAATCTGGCGCGGGACAAGGACGGTGTGCTGAGCGTCGAGCGGACGTTTGCTGCGCCGCCGGCGGCAGCGGCAGCGCCTGTGTCTGCCAGCGAGGCGCAGGCAGCCAGTGCAAACCCAAGTGCGAATGCAGGTGCAGGTGCAAGTGCGCCCGCAGCGGCATCGTCGACGGCTGGCGCAGCCAAACCCGCTGCGCCGCTCGACCTTGCGATCAAGCGCTTTACGCTCAACGACGGCACGGTCAACGTTCAGGATGACGCTGCGTCGAGGCCGGTCGCGCTGGGACTGAAGAGTCTCGCGGTGTCGCTGGCGGACTTTTCGACGATGGCTAAGGCGCCGGCACGCTATACGGTGAGCACGGCATTCAAGGACAGTCCGGGTTCACTGGATGTGGCGGGCTCGCTCGGTCTGGTCACCAAAAGCGCCGATTCGAAGATCGACCTCAAGTCGCTTCCGCTGCCGATGCTGCAGCCGTATCTCGACAGCATGACCGCCGCCCAGGTGACCGACGGCGCGCTCTCCGTGACGACCAACCTCAGCGCCAACTGGGCGAAGTCGCCACCCGACATCCAGGTGGGCGCAACGCAACTGGACCTGCAATCGCTGAAACTGGCAGCGCGCGGCGACAAGGAGGCGGCGGTGGCGCTCGCGCAGGGTCACGTGGACGTCAAGCAGGTGGACGTGCCGGGTCGCAATGCGGCGGTCAATGCCGTTGACGTGACCGGTCTCGTGATCAACGCGCAGCGTATGAAGGACGGCAGCATCGACCTCGCTGCGCTGGCCGGACCGCACCAGGAGGCGCAGCAACGCACCGCGATCCACGCTGCCAAGCAGGCGCAGGAACAGGGGCCGGCGTGGCATTACACAATTGGCCAACTGAGCCTGAAGGACGCGACGGCCAACTTCACCGACAACAGCACGCCGCGTCCGGTCAAGCTCGCCATTTCGCCGCTGCAACTCAAAGTGCAGCAGATCAGTGACGATTTGAGCAAGCCTCTACCGATCGATCTGCAGGCGACGCTCAATCGCAAGGGCACGCTTGGCGTGACGGGCGACGTCACGGCGACACCGCTCAAGCTCGCGCTGAAAGTGGATGCCAACCGGCTGGATGCCGCTGCGTTCGAGCCGTACTTCGGCGGCAAGCTCAACGCGACGATCGCGAGCGCGTTGCTGAACATGAAGGGCGACGTGGCGATGTCGCAGGCATCGAAAGCGCTGAAGGCTTCGTATCGCGGCAACGCGGCGCTCGTCGACGTTCGCATGCTGGACAAGGCGACTTCGGACTCGTTCGCGGGCTGGGGATCGCTCGCGCTGACTAACCTGAAGGCGAACTACGACGAACACGGCACCGATGTCGACGCCGGACGCGTGACATTTTCGAACTTCTACGGGCGTGTGTTGCTGGATCCGCAAGGCAAGCTCAATCTGACGGATGTGGTGGCCCATGAAGGGGGCGGCACGCCGCAATCGCTGACGCGGAGCAAGAGCAAAACGGAGCCGGTGCCGTTGACGCCTGGTACCGCGCCTGAGCCCGCGGAGCCAGCTTCTGCTGGCGTGGCGGCTGTGGTGCCGGCCTCGGAGCCTGCGGTGGCTTCGGCGTCGGTGCCGGCATCCACGGTGGCGTCTGTGGGTGCGTCGGCGCCGCGCGTAGCGTCCGCGAAGGCAGCTTCGGGTGCGACGGTTGCTGCCGGCCAGGCGCAGCCACAGCCGCCCGCTAGTCCGGTTCGGCTGCACTTTGGCCAATTGGTGCTTCAACAGGGCCGCGTGACGTATACCGACAACTTCATCAAGCCGAACTTCACGGCCAACCTGGTGGGGATTCAGGGGACGATTGGCGCGTTCGGCACGCAATCGACCACGTCCGCTCCGGTGGACGTTTCCGCCAAGCTCGCGGCAAATGGTCCGCTATCGATTCGCGGCACGGTTAATCCGCTGATTGCCAAACCTGCGCTCGATTTGACCGCGAGCGCGCACGATATCGAACTGACCAACCTCACGCCGTACTCGGCTAAGTACGCTGGCTATCCGATCACGAAGGGCAAGCTCAACGTCGATCTGCACTACAAGCTCGATAACGACCAGTTGAGCGCGAACAACCACATCTTCATCGATCAACTGACGTTCGGCGATCACATCGACAATGACACAGCGACCAAGCTGCCGGTGCGCTTCGCGATTTCGCTATTGAAGAACTCGAAGGGCGAGATCGACGTGAACATTCCGGTGTCCGGCTCGTTGTCGAATCCGGAGTTCAGTATCGGCGGCCTGATCTGGCATGCGGTGTTGAATCTGCTGGAACGGGCTGTGACCGCGCCATTCTCGCTGCTTGCAAACGCGTTCGGTGGCGGAGGTGGTGAGGAAATGGGCTACGTCGAATTCGATGCCGGGTCCGCGAAGCTTTCGGACGCGGCGGAAAAGAAGCTCGACACCATTGCAAAGGCGCTGGCCGACAAGTCTTCGATCCGGATCGATGTGATCGGACGCGTCGATCCGGCTGTCGACACGCCGGCCTTGCGCACGGAGTATGTGGAGAAGCTGGTCAAGCAGGAAAAGATCAAGGACGTGGTCGGGAACGGTGAAAGCGTCGATCTGTCGACGGTCACGGTTGATCCAAAGGATTACGACAAGTACCTGACCAAGGCCTATAAGGATGCCGACTTCAAGAAGCCGCGCAATTTTGTCGGCCTCACGAAGAGCATGCCTGATGATGAGATGAAGAGCGCCCTGGCCGAACATGCGCCGATCAACGATGCCAGCCTGCGCGACCTCGCGCAGGAGCGCGCGCAGAGCGTGCAGCAGTACTTCGAAGGCAAGATCGACAGCAGCCGGGTGTTCATCGTCGCACCGAAACTCGACGCGCAAGGCATCAAGGACAAGGGCGCCACAACGCGGGTGGACTTCGGCCTGAAGTAA
- a CDS encoding DUF1254 domain-containing protein yields the protein MIKNRRTLFSLHWTCASFAGFAFLAGCASTHTDAPKPTGWIKDEVADSYVFGYPLVLMEVARDVAVGTDPGQAPLNALRHAQALPPVGSANPPTPGIDTFDSSGWLDLSAEPVILTLPDSHGRYVDARTLDMWTNVVWSTSAQIGPRSSGIREQAIAFVGPGWQGDLPANVKRVDVPTRNAWVTVRIQSNAGRDVTAVRKLQRGMRLVPLSAYASDKRSASIAPGGNAAAAAALAASGSPAAQVAALDASGFFNRLAQGLQDNPSVPDDPHALKILADLGVKPGEPVELPNAKDVITEGMADGRERVVTPPPNLLSVNGWSWFGDGVGNYGPDYALRAYAAYEQPGIGTKDDEVRATVTLDSDGHALNGANRYVIHFAPNQLPPVRGFWSITAYTKEGALGESAPARLAVGDRNGAHRNRDGSLDVVVSSAHVRAANWLPAPRTDLQLVLRLYAPKPQATDGTWQPPTVVRQ from the coding sequence ATGATAAAAAATCGCCGAACACTGTTTTCGCTTCATTGGACCTGCGCTTCGTTCGCAGGCTTCGCCTTTCTCGCCGGCTGTGCCTCGACTCACACCGACGCACCCAAGCCCACCGGCTGGATCAAGGACGAGGTGGCCGACTCCTACGTGTTCGGCTACCCGCTGGTGCTGATGGAAGTGGCGCGCGATGTCGCGGTCGGCACCGATCCGGGTCAGGCGCCCCTCAATGCGCTGCGCCACGCGCAGGCGTTGCCGCCGGTCGGCTCGGCGAATCCGCCCACACCCGGTATCGACACGTTCGATTCGAGCGGCTGGCTCGACTTGAGCGCGGAACCCGTGATCCTGACGCTGCCCGATTCGCACGGCCGCTACGTCGATGCCCGCACGCTCGATATGTGGACCAACGTGGTCTGGTCGACCAGCGCCCAGATCGGTCCGCGATCCAGCGGGATCAGGGAGCAGGCGATCGCCTTTGTCGGTCCTGGCTGGCAGGGCGATTTGCCGGCGAACGTCAAACGCGTTGACGTGCCGACCCGCAACGCGTGGGTGACCGTGCGGATCCAGTCGAACGCCGGTCGCGACGTCACGGCGGTGCGCAAACTGCAGCGCGGCATGCGTCTCGTACCATTGAGCGCGTACGCGAGCGATAAGCGTTCGGCGTCGATCGCGCCGGGCGGCAACGCCGCGGCTGCTGCGGCGTTGGCGGCATCCGGATCGCCGGCCGCGCAGGTTGCCGCGCTCGACGCGAGCGGCTTTTTCAACCGGCTTGCGCAGGGGTTGCAGGACAACCCGTCCGTGCCTGACGATCCGCACGCATTGAAGATCCTCGCCGACCTGGGCGTGAAGCCTGGTGAGCCGGTCGAACTGCCGAACGCCAAGGACGTTATTACCGAGGGGATGGCCGACGGCCGTGAGCGTGTGGTGACGCCTCCGCCGAATCTGCTGAGCGTGAACGGCTGGAGCTGGTTCGGTGACGGCGTCGGCAACTACGGTCCGGATTACGCGTTACGTGCTTACGCAGCCTACGAGCAGCCGGGTATCGGCACGAAAGACGACGAAGTGCGCGCCACGGTCACGCTGGATAGCGACGGCCACGCGTTGAATGGCGCCAACCGGTATGTGATCCATTTCGCGCCGAACCAGTTGCCGCCGGTGCGCGGCTTCTGGTCGATCACGGCCTACACGAAGGAAGGCGCGCTCGGTGAAAGCGCGCCGGCACGGCTTGCCGTCGGCGATCGCAACGGCGCGCACCGCAACCGGGACGGATCGCTTGACGTGGTGGTGTCGTCGGCGCACGTGCGGGCGGCCAACTGGCTGCCGGCGCCGCGCACCGACCTTCAACTCGTGCTGCGACTCTACGCACCCAAGCCGCAAGCCACCGACGGCACCTGGCAACCGCCCACCGTCGTACGTCAATGA
- a CDS encoding FMN-binding negative transcriptional regulator → MYVPAHFEENRPEVLHQLISDQPFGTLVTTGPNGLDANHLPFEFAPAEGSHGTLRAHVARANPVWQEVASQPDTLVIFQGPAAYISPNWYPSKHEAHRQVPTYNYMVVHAHGKIVVRDDEAFVRGLVARLTRAMEANEPRPWKMGDAPADYISQMLGAIVGIEIEVTRLVGKWKLGQNKEARDRRGAVDALLAGGGEAQEAVAEAMLNAPPAF, encoded by the coding sequence ATGTACGTCCCTGCCCATTTCGAAGAGAACCGTCCAGAGGTTCTTCATCAGCTCATCTCCGATCAGCCGTTCGGCACGCTCGTGACCACCGGTCCCAACGGTCTGGACGCGAATCATCTGCCGTTCGAATTCGCACCGGCCGAAGGTTCGCATGGCACGTTGCGGGCGCACGTGGCGCGGGCCAACCCGGTCTGGCAGGAAGTGGCTTCGCAACCGGACACGCTGGTGATTTTCCAGGGACCGGCCGCCTATATTTCGCCGAACTGGTATCCGAGCAAGCACGAGGCGCACCGTCAGGTGCCGACGTACAACTACATGGTGGTTCACGCCCACGGCAAGATCGTCGTACGCGACGATGAAGCGTTCGTCCGCGGACTTGTGGCGCGGCTCACCCGCGCGATGGAGGCCAATGAGCCGCGGCCCTGGAAGATGGGGGACGCACCGGCTGACTATATTTCCCAAATGCTCGGGGCCATCGTTGGAATCGAGATCGAAGTTACGCGGCTGGTCGGCAAATGGAAGCTGGGTCAGAACAAGGAAGCACGCGACCGGCGTGGCGCGGTCGATGCGCTGCTGGCCGGCGGCGGCGAGGCGCAGGAGGCTGTCGCCGAGGCAATGCTGAACGCACCACCGGCGTTTTAA
- a CDS encoding heavy metal translocating P-type ATPase, with translation MTDLSIPEAATQASAELEISGMTCASCSARVEKALAKVPGVASVSVNLATEKATVNLSDAATGVDALIAAVTKAGYQATPIVEEAAAAAATSSAHRAEDRTRRELVAVVISALLTLPLVLPMIGEGFGGSFAPHGIGAMVPPWLQFALATVVQFAFGARFYRAAYRAVRAGAGNMDLLVALGTSAAYGISVYELVAHPGSAAHLYFEASAVVITLVRFGKWLEARAKRQTTDAIRALNALRPERARIRVGEKEHELPLAQVRVGMIVVVRPGERVPVDGAVFEGRTHIDESLITGESLPVPKQPDDPVTAGSINGEGAITITTKAIGAETTLARIIRLVETAQAEKAPIQRLVDRVSEIFVPAILVIALLTLVGWLIAGAGVETAILNAVAVLVIACPCALGLATPAAIMAGTGVAARHGVLIKDAEALEIAHRVNLVAFDKTGTLTVGQPSLTAFEPIGTARDEALALAAAVQRDSDHPLARAVVKAYEDTRREDAASGHALAAVASGANSEATSSSRSLLGASSKARAVPGRGVEAEIDGRIIAIGSSRWLKELGIVLTPELAARAQQLEHAGNTVSWLMSYADHANSEDANAAPAQALALLAFGDTIKPSARAAIERLKQMGIRSVLLTGDNEGSAASVAAALGIDEFHAHVLPEDKARVIRDLKIRTAGIVAMAGDGINDAPALAAADLGIAMATGTDVAMHAASITLMRGDPALVADAIDISRRTWRKIQQNLFWAFVYNLIGIPLAAFGLLNPMLAGAAMAFSSVSVVTNALLLRTWRGAKTTT, from the coding sequence ATGACTGATCTTTCCATTCCCGAAGCCGCGACGCAGGCCAGCGCAGAACTCGAAATCAGCGGCATGACCTGCGCTTCGTGCTCGGCGCGGGTCGAAAAGGCGCTGGCTAAAGTGCCAGGCGTCGCGAGCGTGTCGGTCAATCTTGCGACTGAAAAGGCGACCGTCAATCTGAGCGATGCGGCCACCGGCGTCGATGCGCTCATTGCCGCGGTGACCAAGGCCGGCTATCAGGCGACACCGATTGTCGAAGAAGCCGCGGCGGCCGCGGCAACTTCCAGCGCACACCGCGCCGAGGACCGAACCCGCCGCGAACTCGTAGCCGTCGTGATCTCCGCGCTGCTGACGCTGCCGCTCGTCTTGCCGATGATCGGCGAAGGATTCGGCGGCAGCTTCGCACCGCACGGCATCGGCGCGATGGTGCCCCCATGGCTACAGTTCGCGCTCGCCACGGTCGTCCAGTTTGCGTTCGGCGCGCGGTTTTACCGGGCTGCGTACCGTGCAGTGCGGGCCGGCGCGGGAAATATGGACCTGCTGGTTGCGCTCGGCACGTCGGCGGCGTACGGCATCAGCGTCTACGAACTGGTCGCCCATCCGGGCAGCGCGGCACATCTCTACTTCGAGGCCTCGGCGGTCGTGATTACGCTCGTGCGCTTCGGCAAGTGGCTGGAAGCGCGCGCCAAGCGTCAAACTACCGACGCGATCCGCGCGTTGAACGCGTTGCGGCCCGAGCGAGCACGCATCCGCGTCGGCGAGAAGGAACATGAGTTGCCGCTGGCGCAGGTGCGGGTCGGCATGATCGTCGTCGTGCGACCCGGCGAACGGGTGCCGGTCGATGGCGCGGTGTTCGAAGGCCGGACTCACATTGACGAATCGCTGATTACCGGTGAGAGCCTGCCCGTGCCGAAGCAGCCGGACGACCCGGTCACGGCCGGCTCGATCAACGGCGAGGGCGCGATCACCATCACGACGAAGGCGATCGGCGCGGAGACCACGCTGGCGCGGATCATTCGCCTCGTCGAAACGGCGCAGGCCGAAAAGGCGCCGATCCAGCGGCTGGTGGATCGGGTAAGCGAGATTTTCGTACCTGCGATTCTGGTAATTGCGTTGCTCACGCTAGTCGGCTGGCTGATCGCCGGCGCGGGCGTCGAAACTGCGATCCTCAACGCGGTCGCCGTGCTGGTGATTGCCTGCCCGTGCGCGCTGGGCCTGGCGACGCCCGCAGCGATCATGGCGGGCACCGGTGTAGCTGCGCGCCACGGAGTGCTGATCAAGGACGCCGAAGCGCTGGAAATCGCGCATCGAGTGAACCTCGTCGCGTTCGACAAGACCGGAACCTTGACCGTGGGACAACCGTCGCTGACGGCGTTCGAGCCGATCGGCACGGCGCGCGACGAGGCGCTCGCATTGGCGGCGGCCGTGCAGCGGGATAGCGATCATCCGCTTGCGCGGGCAGTGGTCAAGGCTTATGAAGACACGCGCCGCGAGGATGCCGCGTCCGGCCACGCCCTTGCGGCCGTGGCCTCCGGGGCGAACTCCGAAGCGACCTCTTCCAGCCGCTCCCTCCTTGGAGCATCCTCCAAGGCGCGCGCTGTGCCGGGACGTGGCGTCGAAGCCGAGATCGACGGCCGGATTATCGCGATCGGCAGCAGCCGCTGGCTCAAGGAACTGGGCATCGTGCTGACACCCGAACTCGCCGCCCGCGCCCAACAACTTGAACACGCAGGCAACACTGTCTCGTGGCTGATGAGCTACGCGGACCATGCGAACAGTGAAGACGCCAACGCCGCGCCCGCACAAGCGCTTGCCTTGCTCGCCTTTGGCGACACCATCAAGCCGAGTGCACGCGCGGCGATCGAACGCCTCAAGCAAATGGGTATCCGTAGCGTGCTCCTGACCGGCGACAACGAGGGCAGCGCGGCCAGCGTCGCGGCGGCGCTCGGTATCGACGAATTCCACGCCCACGTGTTGCCCGAGGATAAAGCGCGTGTGATCCGCGATCTGAAGATCCGCACCGCCGGCATAGTCGCGATGGCAGGCGACGGCATCAATGACGCCCCGGCCCTCGCGGCCGCGGACCTCGGCATTGCCATGGCGACCGGCACAGACGTCGCCATGCATGCCGCGAGTATCACGCTGATGCGCGGTGACCCCGCACTCGTCGCCGACGCAATCGACATCTCGCGCCGCACCTGGCGCAAGATTCAGCAGAACCTGTTCTGGGCGTTCGTCTATAACCTGATCGGCATTCCGCTTGCCGCGTTCGGCTTGCTGAACCCCATGCTGGCAGGCGCGGCGATGGCGTTTTCAAGCGTGAGCGTCGTGACCAATGCGCTGTTGTTGCGAACCTGGCGCGGCGCAAAGACGACTACTTGA
- a CDS encoding type II toxin-antitoxin system HipA family toxin: MIRTTSEVTDWTKTVFICLDGESGAVPAGLLTIYEQGIRPVRSTFVYGNRYRERKNAIAVDPESLALAEANRTGKPVTFEPPAGLALFGAIRDAAPDSWGRRVIENSLDAEPNSLPETDYLAHAGPHRTGALDFRDSPTAAAQIGKLPDAKDLKYLLDASAMIQEGRPVPRNLDVYFTVGATFGGARPKAVVLDKARQWVAKFPAINDGFNVPLIEKATLQLARQCGLRVPDLAHVRLADGRDVMLIERFDRLPLATGGFARRHMVSALTMLRLHESDTAVARYADLAEVLNNHGASGFVALDKVELFKRMVFNVLVSNDDDHLRNHAFVWDGARNGWRLSDLYDVVPKPQVATQRYLVLGVGQKGRLATLENALSAAGQFGILAGDAVAYINEIASVVREWRTWFDEYGVPQSECDKVASAFRNPKDIGLAHIK, from the coding sequence ATGATCCGTACGACTTCTGAAGTAACGGACTGGACGAAAACTGTCTTCATCTGTCTCGACGGCGAGAGTGGGGCCGTTCCCGCCGGCCTGCTTACCATCTATGAGCAGGGTATCAGGCCCGTGCGTTCAACTTTCGTATATGGAAACCGATACCGGGAGCGCAAAAACGCGATTGCCGTCGACCCTGAAAGCCTGGCGCTGGCCGAAGCGAACCGAACAGGTAAGCCTGTCACGTTCGAACCGCCGGCGGGGCTCGCTCTCTTCGGCGCCATAAGGGACGCCGCACCCGACTCGTGGGGACGGCGCGTAATCGAAAACAGTCTCGACGCCGAACCGAATTCGCTGCCTGAGACTGACTACCTGGCCCACGCAGGCCCGCACAGAACAGGAGCGCTCGACTTTCGAGACTCGCCAACGGCCGCAGCGCAAATCGGCAAACTGCCCGACGCGAAAGACCTGAAGTATCTGCTCGATGCGTCCGCGATGATTCAGGAGGGCAGACCTGTACCGCGCAATCTCGACGTGTACTTTACGGTTGGCGCAACATTTGGTGGCGCGCGGCCTAAAGCCGTCGTGCTCGACAAGGCGCGGCAGTGGGTGGCCAAGTTCCCGGCAATCAATGACGGGTTCAACGTGCCGCTGATCGAGAAGGCAACATTGCAACTCGCGCGTCAATGCGGCCTGCGCGTGCCGGATCTCGCGCACGTGCGGCTTGCCGATGGGCGCGATGTGATGCTGATCGAACGCTTCGACCGGTTACCGTTAGCAACAGGCGGGTTCGCACGCCGTCATATGGTCAGCGCGTTGACGATGTTAAGGCTGCACGAGAGCGATACAGCGGTGGCGCGGTACGCCGATCTCGCCGAGGTTCTGAACAATCATGGTGCGAGCGGATTTGTTGCGCTCGATAAGGTCGAGCTTTTCAAGCGGATGGTGTTCAATGTGCTCGTGTCGAATGACGACGATCATTTGCGCAACCATGCATTCGTTTGGGACGGTGCAAGGAACGGGTGGCGCTTGAGTGACCTGTACGACGTAGTGCCGAAACCTCAGGTCGCCACACAACGATATCTGGTTCTTGGCGTCGGCCAGAAAGGCCGGCTCGCTACGCTCGAGAACGCGCTTTCTGCTGCCGGCCAGTTCGGTATCCTGGCCGGCGACGCTGTGGCATACATCAATGAGATCGCGAGCGTCGTGCGTGAGTGGCGAACCTGGTTCGACGAATATGGCGTGCCGCAAAGTGAATGCGACAAGGTGGCGAGCGCTTTCCGCAACCCTAAAGACATAGGGCTCGCGCACATCAAGTAG
- a CDS encoding helix-turn-helix domain-containing protein yields the protein MRRQNKEFVSPDLRRRSEALGSAISAARIARNMSRQDFSERASISPSTLMRIERGDVSVNFLAWLQALERAGLLGLLEPLSLPQADVVGESKRKAEARKRPRRSKVKDDPYDF from the coding sequence ATGCGACGCCAGAACAAGGAATTTGTCTCCCCGGACTTGAGACGCCGCTCCGAAGCGCTAGGTTCGGCAATCTCCGCGGCTCGTATTGCCCGGAACATGAGTCGACAGGACTTTTCAGAGAGGGCCAGCATCAGTCCGAGCACGCTGATGCGAATAGAGAGAGGTGACGTGTCGGTCAATTTTCTGGCGTGGCTTCAGGCCTTGGAACGAGCCGGCTTGCTTGGGCTGCTTGAGCCCTTGTCGCTTCCGCAAGCCGACGTCGTAGGGGAGTCGAAACGAAAGGCCGAGGCGCGCAAGCGGCCTCGCAGGAGCAAGGTAAAGGATGATCCGTACGACTTCTGA